caaagaactttatgaagaaggctttggtgtatttaacacaatatgttgaaatgaagcaaagcttatttattaatattttcgataagccacaaatatgtacatatacatgagtcaaaataaacaaacaaaagggagcattcacaaaggttgcttaggggaagtctcagcagtcggtagagccccagaaagagaaagcaccggagggtggttatccggagcctcagtacttgacaaaaccccagaaggaggaggcattggaggttcatcatttgaagcttcattaccaggtacagccccagaggacgaaggcaataaatgcctttggaacaaacccacaaaccgctgatgatcaagtaaaaccttaccatcagattccttcatctggtcaagtttcctcttcatgtttgtagcatagtcatgggcgagccggtgcaactgcttattctcatgcttgagccctctaatctcctgtttgagactcatcacttcagcagctaatgattcaacttggcgggttctagcaaataggcgttgggccatattagacacagaacctgcacactgaacactaagagccagagagtccttaacagccaactcatcagaccgtttggaaagtagtctgttatctttgggagtgagaaggttcctggccaccactgcagcggtcatatcattcttcatcacagaatccccaacggtaagaggaccagtaggggatatgaaggatgggcgccatatgttgtctggagaaggcgtggctgtctcttctccaaggttcaagtcaaaacgacggtcggagggtccagacattttcaaatgtgttgaagaaggaagaggtcagacaaatcaagatcttagaagtgcaagaaatgagcttctactggtagagattcaagtgtgctgtggaacttaatgccagcctctataaaaatctgcactcgacggagcttcagaaatcgaagaggcgtttgctttctcaaaagctgggctgctcagagaccacgagggctgatctcagaaatcgaagaggcgaatgctttctcaaaagctgggctgctcagagaccacgagggccgatctcagaaatcgaagaagcacctgctttttcagcctcgtcagcacctgtcacatgcacactcagctttgcggaaattacgggcaatctgtcgaagatttctggtgaagtagaaagcacgtgaatcttactgttcaatcaccgctctccatatgcaccatcaactcctcgggtaccacatataactttgtcaaagatctctgacaaagtttaggcacgagaatttcgaagttccagctaccctactattacccataagggtaaaggaacagcaccactgcttgacaactggaaagtccctatgtgtgtcgacctccgggttttgcggcaagacaggttggcaagaacgtccaacctttactcacattcgagaaaagactcccaacataattactttctaaaaaaccggagtagcaccgctttccgaatctcgagagtcagatcctcgacgggattgcttgttcgaaaaccgaagaggcacaactctcagaacttcgagagccagatttccttagataaagcttgtctgtaatcttcacacgtaatatcagctttccagataccacataccactttttcaaagtactctgacaaaattaaaacacgtgaagctggcagctcccactacattgctgtgaccaagaagggtaaaggaatagcattactacttgttattgggaaatccctatatacattgacctccctcctcaacggacaggcaaacctgcaaaaatgctcaaccctttctcgcattcgaaaaggcaccctcaacataacctctcgaaatactcagctttatttccccccgataatacctcagcaaataagccacaccaagaacaagagtatctcatatcatcagggtcgaaagcaagagtatcccatatcatgctttctccctgtctttgtctttgtccttgtccacacctgcaggacaaggagaaagagagcagtcagtcggaacctgaaatcaaacctccaatttggaactgactgcctggagcctttgcctggtcgcttacttagcattgctctcgagtactcatcctcaactgctgtcaaggtcacgaattccaccggcaaatacctcatgacagttgatcagatattggctctttacactgaagctgccaagcgtggatgagtcactatgaaggaatgttctgaaggaccatttaaatgcaaaggttgcacaccacttctgccatgcaaaagattgaagcagaaggttcaacggtgagctgaaacagatcactacagcacgacacctttccataccacattcattattccgtcaacagcaaaagtatcccatatcatcaaggtcgaacgtactctagatttgatggacttgttttgaccctcaaatttttgagtcggccttatactctgaagggcaccagaaaaccctccagcacagttcaagaataagcctgtggaaagttacttcttcaaaagcaaaagtatctcatatcatctcttatccatttgcttctccttatcctggcagttgaatgagagacaaggagaatgagaacaatcaaccggaagccgaagtcaaacctctgatcctgggttgcttacttggaagtttgactgcttaccttgtctgtcacctctttcggcagatctcctaactcggcgacttgggggactcctactatagggtttgtatcacacttgactaagcccgaaactacaactaagcttcaagtgaaattgatacattaccttgtgcgtcaacatcagctaaatacaccattcccggatggaggaaaagtacttccagagaagggcagatgaagatcagaccacacttcggtacttagaagtttcgtgattactcaagggattggatcttgcaagtccccaaccgaggagtttccctcactcgggaacttaggggagcactgtttgtaccatacttgaccaatcccgaaactaccgagcaccggccaacgctatactgtcaaggacccagaagagttcccctccgaccaggaggccaatcactactcgacacgtgtcaagattagaagccaatcagagcgcagcacgtgtcaacatcaagaaccaatcataacatgacacatgtcaatgtgacaaagctacaagtttttctataaataggggtcattcccccacaatatggcctaatgccattttgtgttaaatcattcacaagaactcactaaattgagagcttgatcctttgtacttgtgtaagcccttcactactaataagaactcctctactccgtggacgtagccaatctgggtgaaccacgtacatcctgtgtttgcttctctgtctctattcatttacgtacttatcctcactagtgactgaagcaaccaagcaaccaagcgaaggtcacaaaacctgacactttctgttgtaccaaagtcttcgctgattttgtgcatcaacacatgtcAATTGTTACAGCAACATTCGTAAGTTTACGAAATGCTTCATCTtcaaggcacttgttttgtgttctTGTTTGAATTTCAAAATGCTTCGTGTTATTCGGTTTTTGCAGCATTTCCACCAGCGTGCATGGTGAAATGCCATCTGCAGAGTATGCAAAGTTGAGGAAGGAATCACTAGAAAGTGAATTCGGGCATGCTCTCGATGCAGGCTCCAAAAGTATTTCTATTGTCTACTGCTTTGGTCCGTTTTTAGCTTTGTATAGAGCTgcaatcatttcatttcatgtGGTGAAGCTCACAGTCTGGCAATTCTTTGTCCATGACATAAGGAATTGCGCCGTCAAGGTAATCGACTAAATatgtttgatttattttatGGTGTTGCATATGCTTTTGCttaactccgcctgtgtaagtttatcttacattgccggtcccaagtccgggtaaaggaggagggggagggagtCAGGTAGTCAACAGCCGGCACTCCtcggttacgtcgaatccttatgcaTATGCTTTTGCTTCTGCATTGATTTAGTGATGCTGTGACCGTATAGTTAGATTTACGTAAATTCTCCTTTTATGATCCTAAGGTTAGAGAAATGTCTGAGATAATTAATGTGATCTTGCAGTTTCGTGAAACTCTTATCTGCTTGGGACCTTTCTACATCAAGGTAAGCGACTTTCTTTGCTATGCAATTTTCAAGACACCTTTTCTTTCCCCAGTTGAGAGGTTAACATCGAATGAATGTAATCTTATGTCAttctatttctttttaattgcgCAATGCAAGATGTACCTAGTTTATCCAATTATGTTTGAATTCACAGCTCGGGCAGGCTTTGAGCACCAGGCCAGACATACTAGCAACTATATACTGCCAAGAACTTGTTAAGTTACAGGTTAATAGCTTCTTTCTCACACAGGCACATATGATAATGGGTTATGTGATTGAATGTTGTAGCTCTCTTTACTTATCCATTATTATCCAATCCTTTCCTAACAGGATCAAATACCTCCATTTCCAACGTGTATTGCAATTAAATCTATTGAATCTCAGCTGGGTGCCCCCATTTCAAAACTTTTTGCTGACATCAGCACAGAGCCTGTTGCAGCAGCATCCCTAGGGCAGGTCTATAAAGGTTAGAGAGCTCCTTTTTAATGTCATGCTTTTTTCTTAgcggaaaaaacaaaaatccttTGATTTAGTGGCGTCTCCCATCAATGTTCAGCAAAAGAAGTACATGCTTGCGGGAAACCACTCAGgaaatgtttattttgtttattttgttgctTCAAGTTTTGCAGCTCACTTGCACTCTGGGGAGCTGGTAGCAGCTAAAGTACAAAGGCCGGGTATGTCACTTGCATTGACCCTTGATGCCTTGTTATTCAATATGATTGGGGAACAATTAAAGCGTTTTGCCAAGGCCCGCAAAGATCTACTAGTGGCAGTGAATGAGATGGTGCGTTGTGGATTTCATCCCATGTAGAAtgcattttatcatttctcTATCTCCATTTTGTAgagtaaattaaaattttgaatcttcTCTAATGCCTAAACATAGATCTGTGTCTAATTTTCAAGCTGGGTGATTGTCATAAAAGTAGAAATTTTCACTTGTAACACTATCTTCTATAGTGGGCTTAGTTTACCCCCCTCTGTTAACTTTTCTTTTAGTTTACCATCATGTTATTTTTTACGATGTTGCTAATGTACACGATATTTGGTATTTTATGAATGAACAGGTGAGGCATatgtttgatgaaattgattacatccGAGAGGCAAAGAATGCTGACCGTTTTGCCTCTCTCTATGGTTCAGACCCAAGTAAgtttttttgcatttttaatGAGTGCAATGTATTCAATAGATTATTACTCTAGGCCTATAGCAAAACTGCGAAAATCTTAGCCGCCCTTGTAGATGCTTCTCCTAATGCCATCCAAACTCCTTAGAAAGTCACATATTAGACACGTGAACTTTTAACTATTTTGGAACCAACTTTTAGTCTTCTATTCCATGGTAATACCATAACATGAAACAAAATGAATTTCACTTATAAGTTAAGGAATATGACAAATGGTAATTAGAGGGTTGGTCCAATGGCTTATTGGGCCAGCTTGGGCCTACAAGTTGTCTTATGTACTAGTACTGCACGTAATTTGGCTGTGTTGTTGTAGGATCTCATCCTTTTTGTCTTTCCTTATAGGGATTATACTGCTCTTTGAGACAATTGCTTGAGGTGGGATTTTTCCATGCTGACCCACATCCGGGTAACCTTGTCGCCACATCCGAGTACTCCAAATCCATTGAGAAGTAAATCATTTGACATGCATTCAGTTGTTGCCGCCACTGAAGATCTTTTCCACTTCATTCTCTCTAAGAAGGGGGAGAGGGTGCGTGTATTCCTTGTTCGGGATATAATTGCTGCAGCAGATGCTTTTCTTGACGATGAAGTTGTTGGTCGCATGTTCAATGAGAAGCCTGAGTCCAGAGTCTCACTTGAGTCAGAGGTTGGTACATAAATTGTATTTCTACTCCGCCATAGCAGACGAAAAAATAATAAGCAAGTGAGTTGAAAACATGCAACATTATCTTGTCTAGTGAGATTGCTTATCCAATGTACTTTTGTTTCTGCAGGAACACGCGATGGTCATGAGGGTTGTAAATGGGTTTCGGTATCTCCGTCTAGCAATAAAGTTGGCCCCAGAGGTGTGGACGGAAATGCTTATATGCATGGCAGTTATGCCCGACGTCCATAAGTTTACATTAGATTTCGTTTCATCGCTATTCATTCATTTTAAGGGCAAAATTCCAGAAACTACTTTTGTTTGTATATCTAGACTTGTGCACAAGATGGAACAAACCCGCAGCTCTTCGGAGTTTTGAAATGAGTAGTCTTACTCAAGTTTCGTCGCAAGcttgtgtaagtttatcttgtattgccggtcccaagtccggataaaggaggagggggagggcgtcaggtagtcgacaaccGGTACTTCTAGGTTACGTCGAATTCTTATGAAAatgatctaacggaggacatgacacaataCTGAGCGCAAtgacattctaggattcatatagccgactccACTTAGtaagaaaaggctttgttgttgttgtcgtcGTTACAGTTCCGAAATTTATATACTATGAGGAGTACTTCACACATAAAATGAAAGACGAAATAGTTACCAAGCAGAAACTTTTGTCGCGAAAGTGAATATTTTGCTTTAAACATTAGTTTTTGAGCAGTAACTTTGAAACCACTTTCCTCTCTTTGCTTCTTGTCTATGCGATCTTTTTTGACCCTCCAGAACCAGGACCAGCGCTCTTTCAAGTTTCCACGATCTCGACGGACCGTGGTGGCACGCCGGGCCACCGGCCGTAGCCTCAGTTTCATGCCCTTATCACAACACAAGGGAAGAAGGAGAACCAGAAAAAGATTACAAGATTTTACAGCTTTCGTTTATTGAGATTTGACAATGACCTGTCCTTCGTcaatacaaattttttttatgaatgatgTGAGCGGAACGTGAATTTATCGTTTTCTTTGACAGACACTTTACATTTGCGACGAGGATCTTTCCAGAGACAGTCGGCCACGCGCGTGTGGGCAACTCCTCGTAACAGTGATTGTGCGACTTTTAACTGTTGATACAATTGATCGACTTTGACCCGTTAATACATGTTGATCCGCCGTTGCTTTTAGCATAATAGAGAACAACGTTATAAGTAGTTTGAATGTTTCGTGTACTGGAAAGTTCTTAATACGCTCAATAGGTGAGATTTTTTAGTAGTATGTGAAGTTGTATACTTATACCATTACATAGTAGGGCtcgttttgaaatgtttttaaaatggttAAAAGTGTTATATGTGAAGATATTTTTTGaaccaatttttaataaaaatacaagtaaatcataaaaaaaacacttaaagtatttcctgcaagaagcaagaagcatttaagtacttttaaaatCCAAAAACATATACTAAATACGCTTTTAAGTAATTTTAAATGCTTTTTTAAACGAGTCCATAAAATTTTCGTTTTTAGAGGTGAACTTAATGTTTGAGCTCGTTGGAACTCAATCATGCTAATGTGATGTAGCATCGTATTTTTGTCCTCGTTCATTTGGGTTTTTTCGGATTTAGTTGGAAAGGGATCTTCCAACCTTTTTAATACACGTTTAATTAGTAACAAAGCACATCATTAATGGTGTTTTTAATGTTTAGTAATATCCAATTGGGATTTTTGCTTAAAAAGTTAGGCAATGGAAAACGAAAGTAGTTGTTGACATTTGGAGCaggtaaaaaattaagaaaaataattaaaatataaaaaatataatttgtgattcGTGCAACCTTACAGTTGTAACGCATGAGATTTGGACAGCACATCGGGAAATTATATAGGTTAGATTTGCTTATTGTCTTAGAATTTAAATTCCTTTTTTACTCATTTTTGACATTCGTTCttaatataatatttttctGGTGTAAAAATGCAAGTTTATAAATAAGTCAAATAAATTCCTTAACACAAGCACCCTGGTCCGtggccaccaccaccatcaaaaCCGCAATATAATGCAGACTAAATTTTTGCAGGACAGTTGACCTCAATAAGAAATTTTCATGATATTCAATAAATATAAGAGAAGAATTTGTATAAAGACATCTTCGGACACTTTCATAGAATATCTTTCAAAAAAGTATTAGAGTTTATGACTTATATCTATTTTCAGTTTTCTTGATTCCCGTTGATTCCGCCTTAACTTTGTATAAGAATTGCTTTAGCTAGACAGTATTCTCAAAATTTCTAGCAAAAATGTTGATTCACCAAAAAGGAGTCAACTTTTAGGGATGCGATTTATGCAAACAACAAAGAACCCTAAACCCACAACAACCACATGTGAACCTATGGTTGGGTACGAATTTTAGATCCGGATACACACGTCTTTGGTCCGATTCCTGACAATGATGTATCGCATGATAATGATAAAAAAGAAGCTTAAATGCTTTCATGAGTCTTTTCAGCTCCTGAAAATATGAACTGCTTAGGTGAGACGAAGCTACCGGCCGGTCTCCTTTTAATGTTGAAGAACCCTAAACCCACTTTAGCAAGCAACCGTAAAATGacttaaaacccaaagaaaatCACTTAAAAGGAAAGTCATAACCTTTGCATTTCTATTTGCATTTATTGCATATTTGGTATTTTATTTGACTTTTTCTCAAGCCTCCAACTGTAAATCGCTTCATGCAGGAGGCGACGCGTATAACTCGCTCCACTTTTTCCTACGAACCCAACAACCAAAACTAACcccttattatttttcttaattacattttttaattaccaaaatttattattttcatgaattttttttttctttcctcaaatttttaatcttttaattatttaattattatcgCTTCCTCCTCTGCTTGCGTTTGCCAAAAACTGAAACCAAAAatagaagaggagagagagtccTCTTTGGCTCGTCTTTCATCACTCTCATCGTCCTTTTCTTTCCTTCcctttattttctctctctaaacttctctctctctctctctctctacctctcTGTCACCTCTCTCTTCCTCCGTCTATGCCACCTCCTTTGCATTTCTCTTcaggtcctctctctctctctctctctctctctctctctctctcaaatttcaCATTCGTTTTCAAAGGTGTTTCCTTTACAGGTTTACATTGACGAACAACAAGATCCGTGAATTGGGTCttaacttttattttgattttttggggCGTTTTTTGCAGGTTAAATTTTGGGAATTTATGATTTCAGATATGATCCTCAAGTGATTAGAGCTAATTATAATTCGGCGTGGAAACAATTGGTCGTTTAATTGTATATATAGCAATTGCTGCTGCTgtttttcttcaatatttcattattttcaaagaaacaagaagtgGGGAATTTGAGAATTCGAGCAAGAAGAAGATGGGTTATCTCAATTCAGTTTTGTCAGCTTCAACCCAGGTCCATGCTGACGATCCACCCGTTAGCGGCGGCGGCCTCAGGTCGGTTACTTCTCCGGtttatcaattttttgtttggatCTAAATTGTTTACCTTTAATTTGTATGGATTGTTGTAATTTGTTTTGGtgcaatttatttgatttatttttttacttttgatttcattttGTTGTGTTTGGTGAGCATGCGAGATGAATCATGATTCATATGTGATATCTTCTTTCTAGTTTGGCATTCATCCTGGGAAGGTAATAgatgttgtgttttgttttgtgcagTTATTGTGATTTGTGATTCATGGTACATTTATTGTGTCATTTTTTAGCTGTTCAGGAAGCAATTCTCGAGTTGGGTTTTATGTCATATCGAATGTGTGAATTCTAATTTCAAGGGAGTTTTGGTGTGATTTGGATGGTATGATGTGTTTTTTGTGTATTGTGTACCTTCAAGAAATGACCTATGTTGTTATCCTGGTCTGGGTGATTTGGATGTTCCACTAGTCCTGAAGTATGTGATATATCTTGATTTTAAGTGGATAGTTCGGACAAAGGGTGATTGAATTTATTCACCAATCATTTAAAGAtgttaaacaaaaacaagataGGAAAATGATATGACATGTATGATCGAAGAAACTTGGAATATAAGTTTTTTCGTATCGGGATGTTCCCTTGTTTGTGTGTCCGCCTAATTACGGCTTGTTGTGTTCGTCACAGACAAATGTAAACGTTGggcaaattaatttttttgattTGCGTTTGCTTGGATCTTCGGAACAATATTCTCTGGAATATTGTGATTGTGGACAAGCAGAAAAAGCTTTCCAGTGGCGTTATAATTGTGCGACAAAATAGCCATTTTTTATCTTACCCCacgtgtgcgtgtgtgtgggaatGGAGCTTATATCTGATTTAGCTAGAGAGTTGTGGTTGTTTCtccacgtgtgtgtgtgtgtgggaatGGAGCTTGTATCCAATTATGCTAGGGAGTTGTGGTTATTTCTCCacgtgtgtgtgcgcgcgcgtgtGTCAGCATATTTCtccacgtgtgtgtgtgtgtgtataaggATGGAACTCATATGGGAAACATGGAGCTTATATCCAATTTTTTGAGAGTCGGTTATTTCCCTTCTTGCATTGATCCCGGAAGTTGGGTTCTTTAATGTGAGATTGGAATTGGATAATGATATTCCCTTTTAATTCTTTACTGTTTCTGTTCCATGGAATTTTCAACCATGATTTGGAGTTGTCTCACTAAGTGTGTTATTAAATGTGGCAACAGTCAGAACGGAAAGTTCAGCTATGGATATGCAAGCTCTCCAGGGAAAAGATCTTCTATGGAAGACTTTTATGAGACAAGAATTGATGGTGTCGAGGGAGAAGTAGTTGGTCTTTTTGGAGTTTTTGATggtatatatctctctctctttctcacacGTGCACATGCTTGCCCATGCACACACATGGATAAGCCTAATCATGCTTAGGATGGGACGTATACCCAATTAGGCAGATGGGTGTGGGTGTCTGAGTATATATTTGATCTCTGCTAAGTTTCTTCCTTCTAGTTTTGGTATAATcttcatttgtttctttggtttaCTATTTTATCACTCAATAATATTGTACTTGGTATGACCATTTGTCGTTACAAATCTTTTCTCGATTTGACTTTGCATCAGATCTCACCCATGATCTGCTTACCAGTTTGGTGTTGGGGTTCGAGCTATTCTAGCTGGACAGTGGAATTTGTTCTTTACCACTGTCGTGGTGATCTTCTGACCAGATGAACCTCTAGGACTCTTATTTGGAATACTAAATGCTCTACATGCTTAATTCACTTTAAAATGCTAATCAGACTTGAACCTTATTTCATGGAACAGCGGTTCTGTTGTATTTCCGTCTGGTTTGACTGTCTATATAATCATTCTTTCTATTATTTTCCTATTGGATTAATTCTTAGCAAGTCTGAATTAGTTAGCAGTCATTTTGTCAGTCATGGTTCATGTGCTATCGGGTGGTTGGTGGTTAAACTTAATACATTTTTCCAGAAGCGTACTCACACAGAGAAGACATATATTCATTATGTGTAAACATTTATATATCTATCATCATATACATGCATACCTCAGAAAACAAGAAGACTGATCATCATATACTTTGCATAGCATACCTTTGGAAACAAGAGGATAGGTAACGTGAAAATGCTGTGTTTTCATTGAATTAGGCCATGGAGGTGCACGTGCTGCTGAGTATGTCAAGCAAAATCTTTTCAGTAATTTGATTAGGCATCCAAAATTTATCTCTGACACCAAATCTGCTATAGGTTTGTCTTCTTACGAGTAAACTTATGGTTGCTTTCTAATTAATGCTTTACAATTTGCTATTTTGGAAGTAAATAACAGTTTTCGGACTACTGTTTCACTGTCCGTGCAGCTGATGCTTACAGCCATACAGACTCTGAATTTCTGAAATCAGAAAATAATCAGAATAGAGATGCTGGGTCAACTGCTTCTACTGCGATCTTAGTTGGTGACCGTTTGCTTGTTGCAAATGTTGGTGATTCCAGAGCTGTGATATGCAGGGGTGGGAGCGGTAAGCCTTTGCACTGTCCCCCTTCCATTGTGTTTTAGCATAATAATTGTACCAAATACTACAATTTTGAGGGTGAAGGAACTCTTGTGTCCTGTGTCTATTGTTTGGTGAGATTGGTAACTGCTGGATAGAGAGAAATTTTGACTGCTAATATCTTAGCTCTGTATGGAAGAAAATGATTTGACCTAAAAGGATATAGGGCTCTGCAACTTTGTGCTTATAGAGATTTTTGTTGATCATTTGTCTATATTCTACTGTGGTCATATGTTTCATGGTCTTTAATATTATTCTGTTGTATCCTGCAGCTATAGCTGTTTCAAGAGATCACAAGCCAGACCAGACTGATGAGCGGCAACGGATTGAGGATGCAGGAGGATTTGTGATGTGGGCTGGTAAGGATTACTATCG
Above is a window of Malus sylvestris chromosome 15, drMalSylv7.2, whole genome shotgun sequence DNA encoding:
- the LOC126603695 gene encoding probable protein phosphatase 2C 59 isoform X1; protein product: MGYLNSVLSASTQVHADDPPVSGGGLSQNGKFSYGYASSPGKRSSMEDFYETRIDGVEGEVVGLFGVFDGHGGARAAEYVKQNLFSNLIRHPKFISDTKSAIADAYSHTDSEFLKSENNQNRDAGSTASTAILVGDRLLVANVGDSRAVICRGGSAIAVSRDHKPDQTDERQRIEDAGGFVMWAGTWRVGGVLAVSRAFGDRLLKQYVVADPEIQEEKIDNSLEFLILASDGLWDVVTNEEAVAMIKPIQDPKQAAERLMQEAYQRGSADNITCVVVRFLANQGGSSRSSSG
- the LOC126603695 gene encoding probable protein phosphatase 2C 59 isoform X2, with product MLTIHPLAAAASGHGGARAAEYVKQNLFSNLIRHPKFISDTKSAIADAYSHTDSEFLKSENNQNRDAGSTASTAILVGDRLLVANVGDSRAVICRGGSAIAVSRDHKPDQTDERQRIEDAGGFVMWAGTWRVGGVLAVSRAFGDRLLKQYVVADPEIQEEKIDNSLEFLILASDGLWDVVTNEEAVAMIKPIQDPKQAAERLMQEAYQRGSADNITCVVVRFLANQGGSSRSSSG